In one Pseudomonas fitomaticsae genomic region, the following are encoded:
- a CDS encoding phage tail protein I, translated as MTDQTPRPTLLPANSSALERALDIGFGALLDRVAPPFPELMNPSETPVAFLPYLAADRGVAEWSTDAPEAEKRLTVELAWPTARQAGTRKALENAAKGLQLRPEIRAWYQQTPPGEPYSFSVRAFSEQPYSEEIDARLDRRLADAKSERDVLSVSVGLSAFGNHVIGAATFCGELTTVYPVFLEGLEISGEAFMAAALYTVETSTIYPQGA; from the coding sequence ATGACCGATCAGACACCGCGTCCGACCCTGCTGCCGGCCAACAGCTCGGCGCTGGAACGGGCGCTCGACATCGGCTTCGGCGCATTGCTTGATCGAGTCGCGCCGCCGTTTCCCGAACTGATGAACCCCAGCGAAACACCGGTAGCGTTCCTGCCGTATCTCGCCGCAGATCGTGGGGTGGCCGAATGGAGCACCGACGCACCGGAAGCAGAAAAGCGCCTGACCGTCGAACTGGCCTGGCCCACCGCGCGCCAGGCCGGCACTCGCAAGGCGCTGGAGAACGCCGCCAAGGGTTTGCAACTCAGGCCGGAAATCCGCGCCTGGTACCAACAGACACCACCCGGCGAGCCTTACAGCTTTTCCGTGCGGGCCTTCAGCGAACAACCCTACAGCGAAGAAATCGACGCCCGTCTCGACCGGCGCCTGGCTGATGCCAAGAGCGAACGGGACGTGCTGTCGGTGTCGGTCGGCCTCAGCGCCTTCGGCAATCACGTCATCGGCGCCGCGACCTTCTGCGGTGAGCTGACCACGGTTTATCCGGTGTTCCTCGAAGGGCTCGAGATATCCGGCGAGGCCTTCATGGCGGCGGCGCTGTACACCGTCGAAACATCCACTATTTATCCTCAGGGGGCCTGA
- a CDS encoding phage tail-collar fiber domain-containing protein, whose amino-acid sequence MADYYTLLTNAGIAYETACKAAGVPIKLTQISVGDGGGAVYNPAATATALKREVWRGPLNALFQDEKNPSWLLAEVTIPPDVGGWYVREAGLWTDTGILYAIVKYPESFKPVLATSGSGKEFYIRSIFETSNASLVTLLIDDTVVKATRAWVMSYLAEELGKLDGKQSVRVAATANVVLNGAQQIDGVAVIAGDRVLLPNQTLAKDNGLWIVANGDWVRANDANVSAKVTPGLTVMVEEGALNGDSLWHLTTNAPITLGTTALTFKMLAGRTGIAAGTYKSLSVDEYGRATAGSNPDTLAGFGIKDSYTKAEVEALIAKASALPVGSIVAFPVDTPPPGFLELDNSVKSSATYPDLSAYLGGKFNKGDEGVGNFRLPEARGEFLRGWDHGRGVDAGRGLGTAQLDAMQRLTGAIAAADATGLAQALNGVYAGSKSGVSKGVTAAVDAYTNVNFDNARQARTADENRPRNVAVMWCIKAWNAPINQGNIDVAALAAETRLARLNGAEVGASRNLRMSLPAAASVATLTADQLIVEQPGVGQYKLSNVNLSINLPTVGAGGMDVGVAPASGSVGIYVIYNPESKVVKLLGVNATSVSVPESYAGTYMPAGYTSSALVSVWQTNASGQLVAGIQSGRTVTTETKRFLVNGSAATFTALSLTGFVPRNAISIGGYVHVITSATNPAGSSITLCSDSTGTGSFVFGSGGTTNMGSLAPFSGLMLGGTLTLYYSANSAPAASNGYVTSYSF is encoded by the coding sequence ATGGCTGACTATTACACCCTGCTCACTAACGCAGGGATTGCCTACGAAACCGCCTGCAAGGCAGCGGGCGTGCCGATCAAGCTGACGCAGATTTCCGTCGGCGACGGCGGCGGCGCGGTCTACAACCCAGCCGCGACGGCTACCGCGCTGAAACGCGAAGTCTGGCGCGGACCGCTCAATGCGCTGTTCCAGGACGAGAAGAATCCGAGCTGGCTGCTCGCTGAAGTCACCATCCCGCCGGACGTCGGCGGCTGGTATGTGCGTGAAGCGGGTCTGTGGACCGACACCGGGATTCTCTACGCCATCGTCAAATACCCGGAGTCGTTCAAGCCGGTATTGGCTACCTCCGGCTCGGGCAAAGAGTTCTACATCCGCTCGATTTTCGAGACCAGCAATGCCTCGCTGGTGACGCTGCTGATCGATGACACCGTGGTCAAGGCCACCCGCGCCTGGGTCATGAGCTACCTCGCCGAAGAACTCGGCAAACTTGACGGCAAACAATCGGTGCGTGTCGCCGCCACCGCCAACGTGGTGTTGAACGGTGCGCAGCAGATCGACGGCGTGGCGGTGATCGCCGGCGACCGCGTGCTGCTGCCGAACCAGACCCTGGCCAAGGACAACGGCCTGTGGATCGTCGCCAACGGCGACTGGGTTCGGGCCAACGATGCCAACGTCAGCGCCAAGGTCACACCGGGCCTGACGGTGATGGTGGAGGAGGGAGCGCTCAACGGCGATTCGCTGTGGCACCTGACCACCAATGCGCCGATCACCCTCGGCACTACTGCGCTGACATTCAAGATGCTGGCAGGGCGCACCGGGATTGCTGCCGGGACTTACAAGAGTCTGAGCGTCGACGAATATGGCCGCGCGACGGCCGGCTCGAACCCCGACACGCTGGCCGGTTTTGGCATCAAGGACTCATACACCAAGGCCGAAGTCGAAGCGCTGATTGCCAAGGCGTCCGCTTTGCCGGTGGGCTCGATTGTTGCCTTCCCGGTTGATACGCCACCACCGGGTTTCCTGGAGCTGGACAACAGCGTCAAGAGCAGCGCGACTTACCCGGACCTGAGCGCCTATCTGGGCGGCAAGTTCAACAAGGGTGATGAGGGTGTCGGGAATTTCCGCTTGCCTGAGGCGCGCGGGGAGTTTTTGCGCGGTTGGGATCATGGGCGGGGAGTTGACGCCGGACGCGGGCTCGGAACCGCTCAACTGGATGCGATGCAACGCTTGACCGGCGCAATTGCTGCTGCTGACGCTACTGGCCTTGCTCAAGCACTCAATGGTGTATATGCCGGCAGCAAGTCGGGAGTGTCGAAGGGCGTTACGGCTGCTGTCGATGCATACACCAACGTCAATTTCGATAACGCTCGACAGGCCCGCACGGCTGATGAAAATCGCCCGCGCAACGTGGCCGTCATGTGGTGCATCAAAGCCTGGAACGCACCGATCAATCAGGGAAACATCGACGTCGCCGCGTTGGCAGCTGAAACCAGACTGGCTCGACTCAACGGCGCAGAAGTGGGCGCCTCGCGTAATCTGAGAATGTCGCTGCCTGCTGCAGCATCGGTTGCAACGCTGACCGCTGACCAACTGATTGTCGAGCAGCCGGGTGTTGGCCAGTACAAGTTGTCGAACGTCAATCTCTCCATAAATCTGCCTACGGTTGGTGCGGGCGGGATGGACGTTGGCGTTGCGCCTGCAAGCGGTAGCGTCGGAATTTACGTTATCTACAACCCTGAGTCGAAAGTTGTAAAGTTGCTGGGCGTCAACGCCACGTCGGTCTCCGTCCCCGAAAGTTATGCTGGCACTTATATGCCTGCTGGATATACCTCCAGCGCATTGGTGAGCGTCTGGCAAACTAACGCCAGTGGTCAGTTGGTTGCGGGTATCCAGAGTGGCCGCACAGTAACAACCGAGACAAAGAGATTTCTAGTCAACGGTTCAGCCGCTACATTCACAGCGCTTTCATTGACCGGTTTTGTTCCGCGAAATGCAATTTCGATTGGCGGTTATGTCCATGTGATTACCAGTGCAACTAACCCCGCAGGCAGTTCCATAACGCTTTGTTCGGATTCGACAGGTACTGGCTCATTTGTGTTTGGTTCTGGTGGAACTACAAATATGGGAAGTCTGGCACCTTTCTCCGGCCTGATGCTGGGTGGAACTTTGACACTCTATTATTCGGCTAACAGCGCTCCTGCAGCCAGTAATGGCTATGTGACCTCTTATAGTTTTTAG
- a CDS encoding DUF4376 domain-containing protein has product MYRAYSNNGASLRFVEPDWVLNEGEVLFDHEPAIQELEAAFGFDAAELERGRQAVLIAEERYLHEGVGVVVDGLSIDTTRDSQALIASTGLSAILDPEYHCNFKTLNGFVEISAERILAIAKAVRAHVQACFDRELILLEALAAGTYTDDMLKEGWPDSMPATTTS; this is encoded by the coding sequence ATGTATCGAGCATATTCAAATAATGGTGCGTCGTTGCGTTTTGTCGAGCCTGATTGGGTATTGAATGAAGGCGAAGTTCTGTTTGATCACGAGCCTGCCATTCAAGAGCTTGAGGCTGCTTTTGGATTTGATGCTGCGGAACTGGAGCGAGGGCGACAGGCGGTGCTGATCGCAGAAGAGCGCTACCTACATGAAGGTGTCGGCGTTGTCGTCGATGGATTGTCGATTGATACGACGCGCGACAGCCAGGCGCTGATCGCCAGCACTGGACTCTCTGCAATTCTCGACCCTGAGTATCACTGCAACTTCAAAACCCTCAATGGTTTTGTCGAGATCAGCGCCGAGCGGATTCTTGCCATTGCCAAGGCTGTCCGCGCTCACGTGCAGGCTTGCTTCGACCGTGAGTTGATCTTGCTGGAGGCGCTCGCGGCCGGCACCTACACCGATGACATGCTCAAGGAAGGCTGGCCCGATTCCATGCCTGCTACGACAACCTCCTAG
- a CDS encoding phage tail sheath protein, translated as MAEVLNFEHNGITVNATESPEAMGGLGDNVIGLVGTAPKADPLIPRNAPFRINSFTTHALLDPTGSEEGTLYHAVYQILKVVKVPVYVVIVEAGATPTDTVNAVIGGIEPVTGRKLGLAALGSVPEDLTIIGAPGFTGTKAVASEFASFGKRIKARVVLDGKDVSVADQVLYSQELGGADLGFDRCLVVHNMPAVYSKAAKKNVFLAPSSLAIAALAKVKQWESPGNQVTYAEDVSRVVEYNILDTSTEGDLLNRYGVSYYARTILGGFSLLGNRSITGKFISYVGLEDAISRKLVKAGQKAMAKNLTKSFMDQEVKRINDWLQTLVADETIPGGSVYLHPELNSVEKYKNGTWYVVIDYGRYAPNEHMVYQLNARDEIIEQFLEDVL; from the coding sequence ATGGCTGAGGTTCTGAACTTCGAGCACAACGGCATTACCGTCAATGCCACCGAATCCCCCGAGGCCATGGGTGGCCTGGGTGACAACGTCATCGGTCTGGTCGGCACCGCGCCGAAGGCCGATCCGCTGATTCCGCGCAACGCACCGTTCCGCATCAACAGCTTCACCACCCACGCGCTGCTCGATCCGACCGGCTCGGAAGAGGGCACCCTGTACCACGCCGTTTACCAGATCCTCAAAGTGGTCAAGGTGCCGGTGTATGTGGTGATCGTCGAAGCGGGCGCGACCCCGACCGACACCGTCAACGCAGTGATCGGCGGCATCGAGCCAGTGACCGGTCGCAAACTTGGTCTGGCGGCACTGGGCAGTGTCCCGGAAGACCTGACCATCATCGGCGCGCCAGGCTTCACCGGCACCAAGGCGGTGGCCAGCGAGTTCGCCTCGTTCGGCAAGCGCATCAAGGCCCGTGTGGTGCTGGACGGCAAGGACGTCTCGGTCGCCGATCAGGTGCTGTACAGCCAGGAGCTGGGCGGTGCGGATCTCGGTTTCGACCGTTGCCTGGTGGTGCACAACATGCCTGCCGTGTACTCGAAAGCGGCGAAGAAAAACGTGTTCCTCGCGCCATCCAGCCTGGCGATTGCCGCGCTGGCCAAGGTCAAGCAATGGGAAAGCCCGGGCAACCAGGTCACCTACGCCGAAGACGTGTCGCGGGTCGTTGAGTACAACATCCTCGACACCTCCACCGAAGGCGATCTGCTCAACCGCTACGGCGTCAGCTACTACGCCCGCACCATCCTTGGCGGCTTCTCGCTGCTGGGCAACCGCTCGATCACCGGCAAGTTCATCAGCTACGTCGGTCTGGAAGACGCCATCAGCCGCAAGCTGGTGAAGGCCGGCCAGAAAGCCATGGCGAAAAACCTGACCAAGTCGTTCATGGATCAGGAAGTCAAACGCATCAACGACTGGCTGCAAACCCTGGTCGCCGACGAAACCATTCCCGGCGGCAGCGTGTACCTGCACCCGGAACTCAACAGCGTCGAGAAGTACAAGAACGGCACCTGGTACGTGGTCATCGACTACGGCCGCTACGCGCCGAACGAACACATGGTTTATCAACTCAACGCCCGCGATGAAATCATCGAGCAGTTCCTGGAGGACGTTCTCTAA
- a CDS encoding phage major tail tube protein, with translation MFTNRNRQAIAATLQGLPLSATVEEFTPPKIEFDVENMTGGRFIVEEMAKSAKALGAKLILQGTGPEIMLALGVKLGEDILLNVREAGQDQDGNTWFTYHTVGGKLKILDEGTIKMGEKPKTTLELSCRTYNRLENGVPVIDIDVRTQKFVLNGVDILGDARRAVLMP, from the coding sequence ATGTTTACCAACCGTAATCGCCAGGCCATCGCGGCCACCCTGCAAGGTCTGCCGCTGTCGGCGACCGTGGAGGAATTCACCCCGCCGAAGATCGAATTCGACGTGGAAAACATGACCGGCGGCCGCTTCATCGTCGAGGAAATGGCCAAGAGCGCCAAGGCACTCGGCGCCAAGCTGATCCTGCAGGGCACCGGCCCGGAAATCATGCTTGCACTGGGTGTGAAGCTGGGTGAAGACATCCTGCTGAACGTGCGCGAGGCCGGTCAGGATCAGGACGGCAACACCTGGTTCACCTACCACACCGTGGGCGGCAAGCTGAAGATCCTCGATGAGGGCACGATCAAAATGGGCGAGAAACCCAAGACCACGCTGGAGCTCTCCTGCCGCACCTACAACCGCCTGGAAAACGGCGTGCCGGTGATCGACATCGACGTGCGCACCCAGAAGTTCGTGCTCAACGGCGTCGACATCCTCGGCGATGCCCGTCGTGCGGTGCTGATGCCGTAA
- a CDS encoding phage tail assembly protein has protein sequence MSWMPPKHDLLSPITGDDGSQIESIQLKPLFYAAQKEALERAGDDEDDQFFELALLATGLSVKELDQLKRPDYVTIAQYVHEMSTRPASYFLDQVEDVEKSDDPDQVQLLLPLAVTGRTVTSLSLEMPALRATKVMKKLKTAKERAEFITAHCTGLMIPDLALLSVPDWTQLQVRIDDFLNQPAAFFQNATSK, from the coding sequence ATGTCGTGGATGCCACCCAAGCATGACTTGTTGTCGCCGATCACCGGTGACGACGGCTCGCAGATCGAATCGATCCAGCTCAAGCCGCTGTTCTACGCCGCCCAGAAAGAAGCGCTGGAACGCGCCGGTGACGACGAAGACGATCAGTTCTTCGAACTGGCGCTGCTGGCCACCGGCTTGTCGGTCAAGGAGCTCGACCAGCTCAAGCGCCCGGACTACGTGACCATCGCGCAGTATGTGCATGAGATGTCGACCCGTCCGGCGTCGTACTTTCTCGACCAGGTCGAAGACGTCGAAAAGTCCGACGATCCCGATCAGGTGCAACTGCTGTTGCCGCTCGCCGTCACCGGCCGCACCGTGACCTCGCTGAGCCTGGAAATGCCGGCGCTGCGGGCCACCAAAGTGATGAAGAAACTGAAAACGGCCAAGGAACGCGCCGAGTTCATCACCGCCCATTGCACCGGACTGATGATCCCCGATCTGGCCCTGTTGAGCGTGCCGGACTGGACGCAATTGCAGGTGCGCATCGACGATTTTTTAAACCAGCCGGCGGCCTTCTTTCAGAACGCGACATCGAAGTAA
- a CDS encoding phage tail protein, whose amino-acid sequence MKQQMALGSFIFGLSRDFAYSTLSRKSEGGWTDLQILNSKPRSHQTGQKPETLTISGTSMYAVGMERLDELRALQALRAPLPLIDGIGRNWGLWRINSIDENQSEVIDDGTAMVIKWVIGLSEFNNA is encoded by the coding sequence ATGAAACAACAAATGGCACTGGGCAGTTTCATCTTCGGTTTGTCCCGGGACTTTGCGTACAGCACGCTGTCGCGAAAATCCGAGGGTGGCTGGACTGATCTGCAGATCCTCAACAGCAAACCCAGATCCCATCAGACAGGGCAGAAGCCTGAAACCCTGACCATCTCCGGCACCTCGATGTACGCCGTGGGGATGGAACGGCTCGATGAACTGCGTGCGCTGCAAGCACTGCGTGCACCGTTGCCGTTGATTGACGGCATTGGTCGCAATTGGGGTTTGTGGCGGATCAACAGCATCGACGAAAACCAGAGCGAGGTCATCGATGACGGCACCGCGATGGTGATCAAGTGGGTCATCGGATTGTCGGAGTTCAACAATGCGTAA
- a CDS encoding tail protein X yields the protein MRKVRSVAGDSVNLLLYRETGRSDDSAEEALWTLNPTLAEHGPILPAGVWVTLPELDSKPAAIKPVLAWD from the coding sequence ATGCGTAAGGTAAGAAGCGTGGCCGGCGACTCGGTGAATCTGTTGCTGTACCGCGAAACCGGTCGCAGCGATGACAGCGCCGAAGAAGCCCTGTGGACACTCAACCCGACCCTGGCCGAGCACGGCCCGATCCTGCCGGCAGGTGTCTGGGTGACGCTGCCGGAGCTCGACTCGAAACCGGCTGCGATCAAGCCGGTTCTGGCCTGGGATTAA
- a CDS encoding phage late control D family protein, whose amino-acid sequence MAQGFTPAIEIYGANKDLLNQRLISWEHIDAAGMESDQLTLVLDLEGLEGLPTLGGTIGLRVGYLETGLVEKGQFKVTRLTPTLFPLRLTLVATAAPFSGKDETGFKERRTASHGPTTLGVLFRKLVESHGFSPRVDPELALIRIAHVDQSNETDMGFITRLAKKYDAVAKPFNDLYVLAKPAQLKTLSGQVIPDVRLSVTHNNRPGDHAFISATLEETARTQNQGCKTSFWDSALGKLREVITGSEPYKVIRQRLASEEEAKAIGEAEVRKMLREKYKLKVTCPGDPLLMAEGLLVLDDTWPDFMRGRWSIEKVTASGKPEESYRCLIEANGRDPEAKAKD is encoded by the coding sequence ATGGCACAGGGATTTACGCCGGCGATCGAAATCTACGGCGCCAACAAGGACCTGTTGAACCAGCGCCTGATCAGTTGGGAACACATCGATGCCGCCGGGATGGAGTCCGATCAACTGACGCTGGTGCTTGACCTGGAAGGCCTTGAAGGCTTGCCGACCCTGGGTGGAACCATCGGTCTGCGGGTGGGTTATCTGGAGACCGGGCTGGTCGAAAAGGGCCAGTTCAAGGTCACTCGATTGACACCCACGCTGTTCCCGCTGCGCCTGACGCTGGTCGCGACCGCCGCACCTTTCAGCGGCAAGGACGAAACCGGATTCAAGGAACGGCGCACGGCCAGTCATGGCCCCACGACGCTTGGCGTGCTGTTTCGCAAACTGGTTGAGTCGCACGGTTTCTCGCCACGGGTCGATCCCGAACTGGCGCTGATCAGGATCGCTCATGTCGACCAGTCGAACGAAACCGACATGGGCTTCATCACACGTCTGGCGAAAAAGTACGACGCGGTGGCCAAACCGTTCAACGACCTCTACGTATTGGCGAAACCGGCGCAGCTCAAAACCCTGTCGGGCCAGGTGATACCGGACGTCAGGCTGTCGGTGACCCACAACAATCGGCCGGGGGATCACGCCTTCATCAGCGCCACGCTGGAAGAGACCGCGCGCACCCAGAATCAGGGTTGCAAGACCAGCTTCTGGGACAGTGCTCTTGGCAAGCTGCGGGAGGTGATCACCGGTTCCGAGCCCTACAAAGTCATTCGCCAGAGACTGGCCAGCGAAGAAGAAGCCAAAGCCATCGGTGAAGCCGAAGTGCGCAAGATGCTGCGCGAGAAATACAAACTGAAGGTCACGTGCCCGGGCGATCCGCTGCTGATGGCCGAAGGTCTGCTGGTGCTCGATGACACCTGGCCGGACTTCATGCGCGGTCGCTGGTCGATTGAAAAGGTCACCGCCAGCGGCAAGCCCGAAGAAAGCTATCGCTGCCTGATTGAAGCAAACGGCCGGGATCCCGAGGCAAAAGCCAAGGACTGA
- a CDS encoding phage tail terminator protein has product MKISPILTQLRAQCPSLAGHIATGVDLALLQGDPNLPMPSAHVLPLADVASVSTAQNSLSQPIRDRFEIILALDATDGTKALDLLHDLRAELWRALVGFKPATDYSAIVYDGGETVSITSSRAYYRLRFFAEFQLGRNLPSQPAESWHERELDGLSSFTGVTVRVDAIDPADPNLKHPGPDGRVEMTFSGDVTP; this is encoded by the coding sequence ATGAAGATCTCCCCGATCCTCACGCAGCTGCGTGCGCAATGCCCAAGCCTTGCCGGCCATATCGCGACAGGTGTCGACCTGGCACTGCTGCAAGGCGACCCGAATCTGCCGATGCCCTCGGCTCATGTTCTACCGCTGGCCGACGTGGCCAGCGTCAGCACCGCACAGAACTCCCTCAGCCAGCCGATCCGCGACCGCTTCGAAATCATCCTGGCACTGGATGCCACGGACGGCACAAAAGCGCTGGATCTGCTGCACGACCTGCGCGCCGAACTGTGGCGTGCGCTGGTGGGTTTCAAACCTGCAACCGACTACAGCGCCATCGTTTACGACGGCGGCGAAACGGTCTCGATCACCAGCAGCCGCGCGTACTACCGGCTGCGCTTTTTTGCCGAGTTCCAGCTGGGCCGCAATCTGCCAAGTCAGCCTGCGGAGAGTTGGCACGAACGCGAACTGGACGGTTTGTCGTCCTTTACCGGGGTCACCGTGCGGGTCGATGCGATCGACCCGGCCGACCCCAACCTGAAACACCCGGGCCCTGACGGGCGCGTGGAAATGACTTTCTCTGGAGACGTAACCCCATGA
- a CDS encoding DUF2635 domain-containing protein yields the protein MSNRITVVPAAGRAVPDPEAGDLLPLEGREVLDSAWWRRRLADGDITLKTATAKQKGAK from the coding sequence ATGAGCAACCGCATCACCGTAGTGCCGGCCGCCGGCCGTGCCGTGCCGGACCCGGAAGCCGGCGACCTGCTGCCACTGGAAGGCCGTGAAGTGCTGGACAGCGCCTGGTGGCGCCGGCGTCTGGCCGACGGCGATATCACCCTCAAAACCGCAACAGCCAAACAAAAGGGAGCCAAATAA
- a CDS encoding phage tail sheath subtilisin-like domain-containing protein encodes MAIGFSNIPADIRVPLFYAEMDNSAANSASSSMRRLIVAQVNDNIAPSEVGKLVLVSSVALAKSIGGQGSMLASMYETFRKADPIGEIWCLPLHNATGAIAKGVLTLTGTATQAGILNLYVGGVRVQATVVNGATAAQAATALAQKINATADLPVSAAAAEGVVTLNAKWTGESGNDISLQFNRLGKSNGEETPAGLTTAITAMTGGVGVPDQVEAVAALGDEPFEFIALPWSDLATLNTWQAVMDDSTGRWSWAKQLFGHVYSAKRGTVGTLVAAGQARNDQHMTIQALEPGVPQPVWVQAAALAARTSVFISADASRPTQSGSLPGVDPAPASERFTLTERQSLLNYGIATAYYEGGYVRIQRSITTYQKNAYGQADNSYLDSETMHQSAFIVRRLQSVITSKYGRHKLASDGTRFGAGQPIVTPATIRGELIAQYAKLELEGHVENAELFAEHLIVERDVQDPSRVNVLFPPDYINGLRVFALLNQFRLQYDDVA; translated from the coding sequence ATGGCGATCGGATTCAGCAACATCCCTGCGGACATTCGTGTACCGCTGTTCTATGCCGAAATGGACAACTCGGCCGCCAATAGCGCGTCCTCGTCCATGCGCCGCCTGATCGTGGCGCAGGTCAACGACAACATCGCCCCGAGCGAAGTCGGCAAACTGGTGCTGGTTTCCAGCGTGGCACTGGCCAAGAGCATTGGCGGCCAGGGCTCGATGCTGGCATCGATGTACGAGACCTTCCGCAAGGCCGACCCGATCGGTGAGATCTGGTGCCTGCCGCTGCACAACGCCACCGGCGCCATCGCCAAAGGCGTGCTGACCCTGACCGGCACCGCGACTCAGGCTGGCATTCTCAACCTGTATGTCGGCGGCGTCCGCGTCCAGGCCACCGTGGTCAACGGTGCCACCGCTGCCCAGGCAGCCACCGCCCTGGCACAGAAAATCAACGCCACCGCCGATCTGCCGGTGAGCGCAGCAGCGGCCGAAGGCGTCGTCACTCTGAACGCCAAATGGACCGGCGAGAGTGGCAACGACATCAGCCTGCAATTCAATCGCCTGGGCAAGAGCAACGGCGAAGAAACCCCGGCCGGCCTGACCACCGCGATCACCGCCATGACCGGCGGCGTCGGTGTGCCTGACCAGGTTGAAGCTGTTGCGGCATTGGGCGACGAGCCATTCGAATTCATCGCGCTGCCATGGTCCGACCTGGCCACCCTCAACACCTGGCAAGCGGTGATGGACGACAGCACCGGTCGCTGGTCGTGGGCCAAGCAACTGTTCGGTCACGTCTACAGCGCCAAGCGCGGCACCGTCGGCACTCTGGTGGCAGCGGGTCAAGCACGCAACGACCAGCACATGACTATTCAGGCGCTGGAGCCGGGCGTTCCGCAACCGGTGTGGGTACAAGCTGCGGCACTGGCTGCGCGCACTTCGGTGTTCATCTCCGCCGACGCCAGCCGTCCGACCCAGAGCGGCAGCCTGCCAGGCGTCGATCCGGCTCCGGCCAGCGAGCGCTTCACCCTGACCGAGCGTCAGTCGCTGCTCAACTATGGCATCGCCACCGCGTACTACGAAGGCGGCTACGTGCGCATCCAGCGCTCGATCACCACCTACCAGAAGAACGCTTACGGCCAGGCTGACAACTCGTACCTGGACAGCGAAACCATGCACCAGTCGGCGTTCATCGTGCGTCGTCTGCAAAGCGTGATCACCAGCAAGTACGGTCGCCACAAACTGGCTTCCGACGGCACCCGTTTCGGCGCCGGCCAGCCGATCGTCACCCCGGCGACCATTCGCGGTGAGCTGATCGCCCAGTACGCCAAGCTCGAACTGGAAGGCCACGTGGAAAACGCCGAGCTGTTCGCCGAGCACCTGATCGTCGAGCGCGACGTGCAGGACCCGAGCCGCGTGAACGTGCTGTTCCCGCCGGATTACATCAACGGTCTGCGCGTGTTCGCACTGCTCAACCAGTTCCGCCTGCAGTACGACGACGTCGCCTGA